From Micromonospora auratinigra:
CGGTGGCCCGGGGCACCGCCGACCCGTCCTGCCTCGGCGGTCTCGCCGAGCCGGTCCGGGCCGGCTTCACCGCCACCTCGTTCACCTCCGTCTCGCTGCACCCGCCGTTGGTCTCCTTCTGCCTCGGCGTCGAGTCGTCGAGCTGGCCGGTGCTGGCCCGCGCCGAACACGTCGCCGTGCACCTGCTCGCCGCCGGCCAGCGCGAGGCCGCGCGGGTCTTCGCCACCAGCGGCATCGACCGGTTCGCCGCGTACCCGCACTGGACCGCCGGCCCGTTCGGGTTGCCGCTGCTCGACGGGGTGCTCGGCCGGCTGCTCTGCCGGGTGGTCCGCCGGGTGCCGGCCGGCGACCACACGCTGGTGCTCGCCGAACCCCTGGCGCTCGGCGCGGGCGAGGACGGCGACCCGTTGGTGCACCACCGGGGCGGCTACACCACCGCCGGCACGGCGGTGCCGGCGTGACCGCCGCCGTGGACCTGCTCGCGCTCGACCGGGCGGCCCAGGACCTGCTGTTCCGGGCCGCCCGCACGGCCAACACCTTCACCGCCGAACCGGTCACCGACGCGCAGGTCCGGGCCGTGCACGATCTCGTCCGGTACGGCCCGACCGGCACCAACTCGCAGCCGCTGCGGGTGCTGCTGCTGCGCTCGCCGCAGGCCCGGGCCCGGCTGCTGCCGCACCTGAGCGCCGGCAACCGGGACAAGACGGCCGCCGCCCCGCTGGTCGCGCTGCTCGCCGCCGACACCGACTGGCACGAGCGACTGCCCGAGGTGTTCCCGCACCGGCCCGAGGCGCGGAGCTGGTTCGCCGACGACCCGGCCGGCCGGGAGGAACAGGCCCGGCTCAACGCCGCGCTCCAGATCGGCTACCTGATCGTCGGCGTCCGGGCCGCCGGGCTGGCCGCCGGGCCGATGGCCGGGTTCGACCCGGCCGGCGTGGAACGCGAGTTCTTCCCCGACGGCCGGCACCGGGTGCTGCTGGTGCTCAACATCGGCCGGCCCGGCCCGGACGCCTGGCAGGACCGGCTGCCCCGGCTGCCGTACGAGGAGGTGGTCCGCACCCTCTGACGCGGCTCGGCGGTGCGGTCAGCGTGGTTCCCAGGCGTCGGGGAGTGCGGTGAGCTTGCGCACGTGCGCGGGGAGCCGGCCGCCGGCCAGCTCGGCGAGGCTCACCTCGTCGACCACCCGCCGCACTGCGGCGCGCACCGCCACCCAGAGCCGGGGCAGGTGCTGCGCCGCCCCCTCGTACGAGGTCTCCTCGGGGCGCAGCCCGCGTACCCCGGCGAGGGGGCCGTCGACGGCGCGCAGGACCTGCCCGACGGTGACCTCCCGGGGCGGCCGGGCCAGCGTGTAGCCGCCCTCGGCGCCGCGCTGCGCCCGGACGATCCCGGCCCGGCGCAGGTCCGCCAGGACCGCCTCGAGGAACTTGCGGGGCATGTCCTGCTCCGCGGCGATGGCCTGGGTGGACAGCAGGGTGGGGTACGCGACGGCCAGGCTCAGTGCGGCCCGGACCGCGTAGTCGCCGCGCGCGGAGATCTGCACCCCGCCATCATGCCGGTCCCGGCCGGTCGGGGGAGTCGGCGGGCTGACGGGGACGCACCATCCGGACCGGGGCCGGGCGGTCCCGGGCGGCCCGGAACGCCCCCGGGCTCGCCCCCACCTCGCGGGTGAAGAAGCGCCCGAAGTTGGTCGGCTCGGGAAAGCCGAGCCGCCGGCCGATCCGGGCGATCGGCTCGTCGGTGGCGGCCAGCAGCCGACACGCCTGCAACGCCACCCGCTCGTCGATGACCTGCTTGGCGCTGCGTCCGGTCACCGCCAGGCAGGCCCGGGTGAGGGTACGCACCGAGCAGCCGAGCCGGGCCGCGTAGTCCTCCACCCGGCGGGTGTGCTGGTAGCCCCGTTCCACCTCCCGGCAGAGCCGGCGGAAGGTGTCGGTCTCGGCGCGGACCGCCGGCTGCTCGGTCGGGCCCGGCAGCAGGCACAGCCGCAGCAGCAGCACGGCGAGCTGGTGGCGCAGCAGCGACCGGGCGGCCGGCACCCCGGCGTGCCGGTCGGCGTCCACCGCCAGCTGGGTCACCTCGCTGATCACCGCGTCCTCGTCCTCCCCGGCGAGCTGCCGGTACGCGGGCACCGCGTCCGGGTCGACGTCCAGCCCGCGCAGCGTGTCCGCGCCCCAGCGGACCACGGTCGCGTCGAGCTGCGGGCCGAGGCAGCGCAGCACCTGGCCGGGGCGGGCCCGCAGCAGCGTGCCGGGGCGGCAGGGCAGTGCCCGGAAGTCCAGTTCGGCGCTGCCGTGACCGCCGGTGACCAGGATCAGCAGTTCCGCGTCGAGCAGCACCGGGCGGGACCAGCCGGACGCGGGCGCGAGGTCGCCGAGGACGCCGATCACGATCTCGTCCGTCGCGGGCGGGGCGGAGCGCAGGTCGGTACGGCTGGACGGGGGGAGCTGTCCGGTAGTGACCATCGTCCCGACGTTAACCGGACCCGCTGCATCCTGCACGTTGGCATTTCCGCCGCTCGCGGTCACCCTTGTCGCCCCGTACGCGGGACGGTTAGGTTACCGAGCGGTAGCGCCTGGGTCGCCGCAGCGGCCCGCGGCTCCCGCGACTCGCGATGGAATGGGCATGACGGATCTGTTCTCGGTCGAAGGCAAGACGGTCCTGGTCACCGGCGGCTCCCGAGGCATCGGGCTGATGATCGCCCAGGGCTTCGTACGGGCCGGTGCGAAGGTGATCATCTCCTCGCGCAAGGCCGACGTCTGCGAGAGCGTGGCGAAGGAGCTCTCCGCCGAGGGCACCTGCGAGGCGATCCCCGCCGACCTGAGCCACGACGAGGGTGCGTCGGGCCTGGCCGCGGCCGTGCGGGAGCGCACCGGTGACCGGCTCGACGTGCTGGTCAACAACGCCGGCGCCACCTGGGGCGCGCCGCTGGAGACGTACCCGGAGGCGGCCTTCGACAAGCTCTGGGCGGTCAACGTCAAGGCCGTCTTCCGGCTCACCACCGCGCTGCTGCCGGCGCTGCGCGCGGCAGCCGGCGCGGACGACCCGGCCCGCGTGATCAACATCGGGTCGATCGACGGCCTCCGCGTCCCGTTCATGGAGGTGTACGCCTACTCGGCGACCAAGGCGGCCGTGCACATGCTCACCCGCAGCCTCGCCCATCAGCTCGCCGGCGAGCGGATCACGGTCAACGCGATCGCGCCCGGGCCGTTCGAGAGCAAGATGATGGCGTTCGCGCTGGACGACCCAGCGGCGCGGGCGGCCATCGAGCAGCAGGTGCCACTGGGCCGGATCGGCCGACCGGAGGACATGGCGGGCACCGCGATCTTCCTGTCGTCGCGGGCCGGGGCGTACCTGACCGGGGCGGTGATCCCGGTCGACGGGGGCATCACGACGCACGGCTGACGTGCGCCGACGACCGGGGCCGCGCGGACTCGGCAGATCCGCGCGGCCCCGGTTCGCGTCGTTCAGCGGCCGGCGAGCAGCCGGGTGACCGCCGTGTCGACGTCCAGGTGCTCGGCCTCACGGCCGCGCGGGACGACGACGTAGGTCCGGCGCAGGAAGCGCACCAGCACGCTGCGAGGGACCTCGAAGAGGGCGTTGCCGTCCGGGGACGACAGCGCGAGCGCGACGAAGTCGCCGCGCGGGGTGGCCCACGGCCACACCCGGACGTCGCCGATGCCGGC
This genomic window contains:
- a CDS encoding helix-turn-helix transcriptional regulator is translated as MVTTGQLPPSSRTDLRSAPPATDEIVIGVLGDLAPASGWSRPVLLDAELLILVTGGHGSAELDFRALPCRPGTLLRARPGQVLRCLGPQLDATVVRWGADTLRGLDVDPDAVPAYRQLAGEDEDAVISEVTQLAVDADRHAGVPAARSLLRHQLAVLLLRLCLLPGPTEQPAVRAETDTFRRLCREVERGYQHTRRVEDYAARLGCSVRTLTRACLAVTGRSAKQVIDERVALQACRLLAATDEPIARIGRRLGFPEPTNFGRFFTREVGASPGAFRAARDRPAPVRMVRPRQPADSPDRPGPA
- a CDS encoding RrF2 family transcriptional regulator, which translates into the protein MQISARGDYAVRAALSLAVAYPTLLSTQAIAAEQDMPRKFLEAVLADLRRAGIVRAQRGAEGGYTLARPPREVTVGQVLRAVDGPLAGVRGLRPEETSYEGAAQHLPRLWVAVRAAVRRVVDEVSLAELAGGRLPAHVRKLTALPDAWEPR
- a CDS encoding glucose 1-dehydrogenase, with translation MTDLFSVEGKTVLVTGGSRGIGLMIAQGFVRAGAKVIISSRKADVCESVAKELSAEGTCEAIPADLSHDEGASGLAAAVRERTGDRLDVLVNNAGATWGAPLETYPEAAFDKLWAVNVKAVFRLTTALLPALRAAAGADDPARVINIGSIDGLRVPFMEVYAYSATKAAVHMLTRSLAHQLAGERITVNAIAPGPFESKMMAFALDDPAARAAIEQQVPLGRIGRPEDMAGTAIFLSSRAGAYLTGAVIPVDGGITTHG
- a CDS encoding SsgA family sporulation/cell division regulator — protein: MSVIRPTTVEVETSLRLVAPDATALPVRASLRYDPADPYAVHVLFHAESAGGEAVSWSFARELLVTGLDEPAGIGDVRVWPWATPRGDFVALALSSPDGNALFEVPRSVLVRFLRRTYVVVPRGREAEHLDVDTAVTRLLAGR
- a CDS encoding flavin reductase family protein encodes the protein MSGELLPVDRDTFRALLRRQASTVTVVTAVARGTADPSCLGGLAEPVRAGFTATSFTSVSLHPPLVSFCLGVESSSWPVLARAEHVAVHLLAAGQREAARVFATSGIDRFAAYPHWTAGPFGLPLLDGVLGRLLCRVVRRVPAGDHTLVLAEPLALGAGEDGDPLVHHRGGYTTAGTAVPA
- a CDS encoding malonic semialdehyde reductase, whose amino-acid sequence is MTAAVDLLALDRAAQDLLFRAARTANTFTAEPVTDAQVRAVHDLVRYGPTGTNSQPLRVLLLRSPQARARLLPHLSAGNRDKTAAAPLVALLAADTDWHERLPEVFPHRPEARSWFADDPAGREEQARLNAALQIGYLIVGVRAAGLAAGPMAGFDPAGVEREFFPDGRHRVLLVLNIGRPGPDAWQDRLPRLPYEEVVRTL